A portion of the Scylla paramamosain isolate STU-SP2022 chromosome 2, ASM3559412v1, whole genome shotgun sequence genome contains these proteins:
- the LOC135107644 gene encoding valine--tRNA ligase-like isoform X5 encodes MQGGEAVFIPGAHHTGSATQMVVERHLWDAQGNTKHDLDRQKSTPLTSMSTQQEEDLDTCYSSGPSLCLAGLARSGEGRDHARFYATTLKTGHGILFWVAQVVMPGLDLTGWLSFETVLLHGLQGDGGGHKTSKSWGSVIDPLDVISGASLEVCDLLVLCVLYWCSLAVVSSTLTAGTVREGGGDPECGRGTRLSRMKSPTGIPECGADALWSTLCSTSFRKPSPQTMSGGGCVLR; translated from the exons ATGCAGGGTGGTGAGGCAGTGTTCATCCCAGGGGCACACCACACAGGGTCAGCAACacagatggtggtggagaggcacCTGTGGGACGCCCAGGGGAACACCAAACACGACCTTGACAGACAGAAGA GCACACCCTTGACCTCCATGTCcacccagcaggaggaagatctGGACACCTGTTACTCCTCTGGTCCCTCCCTTTGCCTCGCTGGGCTGGCCAGgtcaggggaggggagagaccaTGCTCGCTTCTACGCAACGACCTTGAAGACGGGTCACGGCATCCTCTTCTGGGTGGCTCAGGTGGTCATGCCGGGACTCGACTTGACGGGGTGGCTTTCCTTTGAG actgtgctgctgcatggcctccagggtgatggtggcggccacAAGACGTCCAAGTCCTGGGGCAGTGTGATAGACCCCCTGGATGTCATCAGTGGGGCGTCCCTGGAGGTGTGTGACTTGCTGGTGCTGTGTGTTCTGTACTGGTGTTCATTGGCTGTGGTGAGCAGTACCTTGACAGCAG GTACTGtgcgagagggtggaggggaccCTGAATGCGGAAGAGGTACTCGCTTGTCTCGTATGAAGTCCCCCACAGGCATCCCAGAGTGTGGAGCTGATGCCCTTTGGTCCACCCTGTGCTCCACCAGCTTCAGGA AACCGTCACCCCAAACAATGAGTGGTGGAGGGTGCGTTCTGCGTTGA
- the LOC135107644 gene encoding valine--tRNA ligase-like isoform X7, with amino-acid sequence MQRETGLCVCLYILTEAFVCPYDAGLVYRKEALVNWCCSLQSAILDIEVDHLHLTGPTELAVPGYSKPVSFGKMWDFPYRLADSGTPLTSMSTQQEEDLDTCYSSGPSLCLAGLARSGEGRDHARFYATTLKTGHGILFWVAQVVMPGLDLTGWLSFETVLLHGLQGDGGGHKTSKSWGSVIDPLDVISGASLEASQSVELMPFGPPCAPPASGNRHPKQ; translated from the exons ATGCAGCGAGAGActggcctgtgtgtctgtctgtacatcC TGACGGAAGCGTTTGTCTGTCCGTACGATGCTGGGCTGGTGTACCGCAAGGAGGCTCTCGTCAACTGGTGCTGCAGCCTTCAGTCGGCCATCTTGGACATTGAAGTGGACCACCTGCACCTGACAGGACCCACGGAGCTGGCAGTCCCGGGGTACAGCAAACCGGTCAGCTTCGGAAAGATGTGGGACTTCCCTTACAGACTGGCAGACTCAG GCACACCCTTGACCTCCATGTCcacccagcaggaggaagatctGGACACCTGTTACTCCTCTGGTCCCTCCCTTTGCCTCGCTGGGCTGGCCAGgtcaggggaggggagagaccaTGCTCGCTTCTACGCAACGACCTTGAAGACGGGTCACGGCATCCTCTTCTGGGTGGCTCAGGTGGTCATGCCGGGACTCGACTTGACGGGGTGGCTTTCCTTTGAG actgtgctgctgcatggcctccagggtgatggtggcggccacAAGACGTCCAAGTCCTGGGGCAGTGTGATAGACCCCCTGGATGTCATCAGTGGGGCGTCCCTGGAG GCATCCCAGAGTGTGGAGCTGATGCCCTTTGGTCCACCCTGTGCTCCACCAGCTTCAGGA AACCGTCACCCCAAACAATGA
- the LOC135107644 gene encoding valine--tRNA ligase-like isoform X4: protein MQRETGLCVCLYILTEAFVCPYDAGLVYRKEALVNWCCSLQSAILDIEVDHLHLTGPTELAVPGYSKPVSFGKMWDFPYRLADSGTPLTSMSTQQEEDLDTCYSSGPSLCLAGLARSGEGRDHARFYATTLKTGHGILFWVAQVVMPGLDLTGWLSFETVLLHGLQGDGGGHKTSKSWGSVIDPLDVISGASLEVCDLLVLCVLYWCSLAVVSSTLTAGIPECGADALWSTLCSTSFRSQCGIDICG, encoded by the exons ATGCAGCGAGAGActggcctgtgtgtctgtctgtacatcC TGACGGAAGCGTTTGTCTGTCCGTACGATGCTGGGCTGGTGTACCGCAAGGAGGCTCTCGTCAACTGGTGCTGCAGCCTTCAGTCGGCCATCTTGGACATTGAAGTGGACCACCTGCACCTGACAGGACCCACGGAGCTGGCAGTCCCGGGGTACAGCAAACCGGTCAGCTTCGGAAAGATGTGGGACTTCCCTTACAGACTGGCAGACTCAG GCACACCCTTGACCTCCATGTCcacccagcaggaggaagatctGGACACCTGTTACTCCTCTGGTCCCTCCCTTTGCCTCGCTGGGCTGGCCAGgtcaggggaggggagagaccaTGCTCGCTTCTACGCAACGACCTTGAAGACGGGTCACGGCATCCTCTTCTGGGTGGCTCAGGTGGTCATGCCGGGACTCGACTTGACGGGGTGGCTTTCCTTTGAG actgtgctgctgcatggcctccagggtgatggtggcggccacAAGACGTCCAAGTCCTGGGGCAGTGTGATAGACCCCCTGGATGTCATCAGTGGGGCGTCCCTGGAGGTGTGTGACTTGCTGGTGCTGTGTGTTCTGTACTGGTGTTCATTGGCTGTGGTGAGCAGTACCTTGACAGCAG GCATCCCAGAGTGTGGAGCTGATGCCCTTTGGTCCACCCTGTGCTCCACCAGCTTCAGGAGTCAGTGTGGCATAGATATATGTGGATGA
- the LOC135107644 gene encoding valine--tRNA ligase-like isoform X6, with protein MQRETGLCVCLYILTEAFVCPYDAGLVYRKEALVNWCCSLQSAILDIEVDHLHLTGPTELAVPGYSKPVSFGKMWDFPYRLADSGTPLTSMSTQQEEDLDTCYSSGPSLCLAGLARSGEGRDHARFYATTLKTGHGILFWVAQVVMPGLDLTGWLSFETVLLHGLQGDGGGHKTSKSWGSVIDPLDVISGASLEVCDLLVLCVLYWCSLAVVLCERVEGTLNAEEVLACLV; from the exons ATGCAGCGAGAGActggcctgtgtgtctgtctgtacatcC TGACGGAAGCGTTTGTCTGTCCGTACGATGCTGGGCTGGTGTACCGCAAGGAGGCTCTCGTCAACTGGTGCTGCAGCCTTCAGTCGGCCATCTTGGACATTGAAGTGGACCACCTGCACCTGACAGGACCCACGGAGCTGGCAGTCCCGGGGTACAGCAAACCGGTCAGCTTCGGAAAGATGTGGGACTTCCCTTACAGACTGGCAGACTCAG GCACACCCTTGACCTCCATGTCcacccagcaggaggaagatctGGACACCTGTTACTCCTCTGGTCCCTCCCTTTGCCTCGCTGGGCTGGCCAGgtcaggggaggggagagaccaTGCTCGCTTCTACGCAACGACCTTGAAGACGGGTCACGGCATCCTCTTCTGGGTGGCTCAGGTGGTCATGCCGGGACTCGACTTGACGGGGTGGCTTTCCTTTGAG actgtgctgctgcatggcctccagggtgatggtggcggccacAAGACGTCCAAGTCCTGGGGCAGTGTGATAGACCCCCTGGATGTCATCAGTGGGGCGTCCCTGGAGGTGTGTGACTTGCTGGTGCTGTGTGTTCTGTACTGGTGTTCATTGGCTGTG GTACTGtgcgagagggtggaggggaccCTGAATGCGGAAGAGGTACTCGCTTGTCTCGTATGA
- the LOC135107644 gene encoding valine--tRNA ligase-like isoform X9, translating into MQRETGLCVCLYILTEAFVCPYDAGLVYRKEALVNWCCSLQSAILDIEVDHLHLTGPTELAVPGYSKPVSFGKMWDFPYRLADSGTPLTSMSTQQEEDLDTCYSSGPSLCLAGLARSGEGRDHARFYATTLKTGHGILFWVAQVVMPGLDLTGWLSFETVLLHGLQGDGGGHKTSKSWGSVIDPLDVISGASLEVLCERVEGTLNAEEVLACLV; encoded by the exons ATGCAGCGAGAGActggcctgtgtgtctgtctgtacatcC TGACGGAAGCGTTTGTCTGTCCGTACGATGCTGGGCTGGTGTACCGCAAGGAGGCTCTCGTCAACTGGTGCTGCAGCCTTCAGTCGGCCATCTTGGACATTGAAGTGGACCACCTGCACCTGACAGGACCCACGGAGCTGGCAGTCCCGGGGTACAGCAAACCGGTCAGCTTCGGAAAGATGTGGGACTTCCCTTACAGACTGGCAGACTCAG GCACACCCTTGACCTCCATGTCcacccagcaggaggaagatctGGACACCTGTTACTCCTCTGGTCCCTCCCTTTGCCTCGCTGGGCTGGCCAGgtcaggggaggggagagaccaTGCTCGCTTCTACGCAACGACCTTGAAGACGGGTCACGGCATCCTCTTCTGGGTGGCTCAGGTGGTCATGCCGGGACTCGACTTGACGGGGTGGCTTTCCTTTGAG actgtgctgctgcatggcctccagggtgatggtggcggccacAAGACGTCCAAGTCCTGGGGCAGTGTGATAGACCCCCTGGATGTCATCAGTGGGGCGTCCCTGGAG GTACTGtgcgagagggtggaggggaccCTGAATGCGGAAGAGGTACTCGCTTGTCTCGTATGA
- the LOC135107644 gene encoding valine--tRNA ligase-like isoform X3, whose amino-acid sequence MQRETGLCVCLYILTEAFVCPYDAGLVYRKEALVNWCCSLQSAILDIEVDHLHLTGPTELAVPGYSKPVSFGKMWDFPYRLADSGTPLTSMSTQQEEDLDTCYSSGPSLCLAGLARSGEGRDHARFYATTLKTGHGILFWVAQVVMPGLDLTGWLSFETVLLHGLQGDGGGHKTSKSWGSVIDPLDVISGASLEVCDLLVLCVLYWCSLAVVSSTLTAGIPECGADALWSTLCSTSFRKPSPQTMSGGGCVLR is encoded by the exons ATGCAGCGAGAGActggcctgtgtgtctgtctgtacatcC TGACGGAAGCGTTTGTCTGTCCGTACGATGCTGGGCTGGTGTACCGCAAGGAGGCTCTCGTCAACTGGTGCTGCAGCCTTCAGTCGGCCATCTTGGACATTGAAGTGGACCACCTGCACCTGACAGGACCCACGGAGCTGGCAGTCCCGGGGTACAGCAAACCGGTCAGCTTCGGAAAGATGTGGGACTTCCCTTACAGACTGGCAGACTCAG GCACACCCTTGACCTCCATGTCcacccagcaggaggaagatctGGACACCTGTTACTCCTCTGGTCCCTCCCTTTGCCTCGCTGGGCTGGCCAGgtcaggggaggggagagaccaTGCTCGCTTCTACGCAACGACCTTGAAGACGGGTCACGGCATCCTCTTCTGGGTGGCTCAGGTGGTCATGCCGGGACTCGACTTGACGGGGTGGCTTTCCTTTGAG actgtgctgctgcatggcctccagggtgatggtggcggccacAAGACGTCCAAGTCCTGGGGCAGTGTGATAGACCCCCTGGATGTCATCAGTGGGGCGTCCCTGGAGGTGTGTGACTTGCTGGTGCTGTGTGTTCTGTACTGGTGTTCATTGGCTGTGGTGAGCAGTACCTTGACAGCAG GCATCCCAGAGTGTGGAGCTGATGCCCTTTGGTCCACCCTGTGCTCCACCAGCTTCAGGA AACCGTCACCCCAAACAATGAGTGGTGGAGGGTGCGTTCTGCGTTGA
- the LOC135107644 gene encoding valine--tRNA ligase-like isoform X2 has translation MQRETGLCVCLYILTEAFVCPYDAGLVYRKEALVNWCCSLQSAILDIEVDHLHLTGPTELAVPGYSKPVSFGKMWDFPYRLADSGTPLTSMSTQQEEDLDTCYSSGPSLCLAGLARSGEGRDHARFYATTLKTGHGILFWVAQVVMPGLDLTGWLSFETVLLHGLQGDGGGHKTSKSWGSVIDPLDVISGASLEVCDLLVLCVLYWCSLAVVSSTLTAGTVREGGGDPECGRGTRLSRMKSPTGIPECGADALWSTLCSTSFRSQCGIDICG, from the exons ATGCAGCGAGAGActggcctgtgtgtctgtctgtacatcC TGACGGAAGCGTTTGTCTGTCCGTACGATGCTGGGCTGGTGTACCGCAAGGAGGCTCTCGTCAACTGGTGCTGCAGCCTTCAGTCGGCCATCTTGGACATTGAAGTGGACCACCTGCACCTGACAGGACCCACGGAGCTGGCAGTCCCGGGGTACAGCAAACCGGTCAGCTTCGGAAAGATGTGGGACTTCCCTTACAGACTGGCAGACTCAG GCACACCCTTGACCTCCATGTCcacccagcaggaggaagatctGGACACCTGTTACTCCTCTGGTCCCTCCCTTTGCCTCGCTGGGCTGGCCAGgtcaggggaggggagagaccaTGCTCGCTTCTACGCAACGACCTTGAAGACGGGTCACGGCATCCTCTTCTGGGTGGCTCAGGTGGTCATGCCGGGACTCGACTTGACGGGGTGGCTTTCCTTTGAG actgtgctgctgcatggcctccagggtgatggtggcggccacAAGACGTCCAAGTCCTGGGGCAGTGTGATAGACCCCCTGGATGTCATCAGTGGGGCGTCCCTGGAGGTGTGTGACTTGCTGGTGCTGTGTGTTCTGTACTGGTGTTCATTGGCTGTGGTGAGCAGTACCTTGACAGCAG GTACTGtgcgagagggtggaggggaccCTGAATGCGGAAGAGGTACTCGCTTGTCTCGTATGAAGTCCCCCACAGGCATCCCAGAGTGTGGAGCTGATGCCCTTTGGTCCACCCTGTGCTCCACCAGCTTCAGGAGTCAGTGTGGCATAGATATATGTGGATGA
- the LOC135107644 gene encoding valine--tRNA ligase-like isoform X8, with protein MQRETGLCVCLYILTEAFVCPYDAGLVYRKEALVNWCCSLQSAILDIEVDHLHLTGPTELAVPGYSKPVSFGKMWDFPYRLADSGTPLTSMSTQQEEDLDTCYSSGPSLCLAGLARSGEGRDHARFYATTLKTGHGILFWVAQVVMPGLDLTGWLSFETVLLHGLQGDGGGHKTSKSWGSVIDPLDVISGASLEASQSVELMPFGPPCAPPASGVSVA; from the exons ATGCAGCGAGAGActggcctgtgtgtctgtctgtacatcC TGACGGAAGCGTTTGTCTGTCCGTACGATGCTGGGCTGGTGTACCGCAAGGAGGCTCTCGTCAACTGGTGCTGCAGCCTTCAGTCGGCCATCTTGGACATTGAAGTGGACCACCTGCACCTGACAGGACCCACGGAGCTGGCAGTCCCGGGGTACAGCAAACCGGTCAGCTTCGGAAAGATGTGGGACTTCCCTTACAGACTGGCAGACTCAG GCACACCCTTGACCTCCATGTCcacccagcaggaggaagatctGGACACCTGTTACTCCTCTGGTCCCTCCCTTTGCCTCGCTGGGCTGGCCAGgtcaggggaggggagagaccaTGCTCGCTTCTACGCAACGACCTTGAAGACGGGTCACGGCATCCTCTTCTGGGTGGCTCAGGTGGTCATGCCGGGACTCGACTTGACGGGGTGGCTTTCCTTTGAG actgtgctgctgcatggcctccagggtgatggtggcggccacAAGACGTCCAAGTCCTGGGGCAGTGTGATAGACCCCCTGGATGTCATCAGTGGGGCGTCCCTGGAG GCATCCCAGAGTGTGGAGCTGATGCCCTTTGGTCCACCCTGTGCTCCACCAGCTTCAGGAGTCAGTGTGGCATAG
- the LOC135107644 gene encoding valine--tRNA ligase-like isoform X1 — protein sequence MQRETGLCVCLYILTEAFVCPYDAGLVYRKEALVNWCCSLQSAILDIEVDHLHLTGPTELAVPGYSKPVSFGKMWDFPYRLADSGTPLTSMSTQQEEDLDTCYSSGPSLCLAGLARSGEGRDHARFYATTLKTGHGILFWVAQVVMPGLDLTGWLSFETVLLHGLQGDGGGHKTSKSWGSVIDPLDVISGASLEVCDLLVLCVLYWCSLAVVSSTLTAGTVREGGGDPECGRGTRLSRMKSPTGIPECGADALWSTLCSTSFRKPSPQTMSGGGCVLR from the exons ATGCAGCGAGAGActggcctgtgtgtctgtctgtacatcC TGACGGAAGCGTTTGTCTGTCCGTACGATGCTGGGCTGGTGTACCGCAAGGAGGCTCTCGTCAACTGGTGCTGCAGCCTTCAGTCGGCCATCTTGGACATTGAAGTGGACCACCTGCACCTGACAGGACCCACGGAGCTGGCAGTCCCGGGGTACAGCAAACCGGTCAGCTTCGGAAAGATGTGGGACTTCCCTTACAGACTGGCAGACTCAG GCACACCCTTGACCTCCATGTCcacccagcaggaggaagatctGGACACCTGTTACTCCTCTGGTCCCTCCCTTTGCCTCGCTGGGCTGGCCAGgtcaggggaggggagagaccaTGCTCGCTTCTACGCAACGACCTTGAAGACGGGTCACGGCATCCTCTTCTGGGTGGCTCAGGTGGTCATGCCGGGACTCGACTTGACGGGGTGGCTTTCCTTTGAG actgtgctgctgcatggcctccagggtgatggtggcggccacAAGACGTCCAAGTCCTGGGGCAGTGTGATAGACCCCCTGGATGTCATCAGTGGGGCGTCCCTGGAGGTGTGTGACTTGCTGGTGCTGTGTGTTCTGTACTGGTGTTCATTGGCTGTGGTGAGCAGTACCTTGACAGCAG GTACTGtgcgagagggtggaggggaccCTGAATGCGGAAGAGGTACTCGCTTGTCTCGTATGAAGTCCCCCACAGGCATCCCAGAGTGTGGAGCTGATGCCCTTTGGTCCACCCTGTGCTCCACCAGCTTCAGGA AACCGTCACCCCAAACAATGAGTGGTGGAGGGTGCGTTCTGCGTTGA